CGGACAGCCTTCACAACTTCAGCCGCACCACAGGTTGTCACCCCAAAAGCCATACCGCCTTGCTTCACATTCGGACAGGAAATATTCAGTTCGATGGCCGGAATTTTATCCAGCTCTGCGATTTTTTCTGCACATTCCACGTATGTTTCGACAGACGATCCGCTCACATTTACAATCATATTGGTATCGATATCCTTAATGGCAGGATAGATATTATCGACGAAATATTGGGCACCTTTGTTTTGCAGACCTACGGCATTCAGCATTCCGGAAGGAGTTTCCGCCATGCGGGGATACAGGTTACCTTCGCGTGGCTGGATAGTTGTTCCTTTCACAAAAATACCGCCCAGTCTTGAAATATCCATAAAGTCTGAATATTCCACTCCGTATCCAAATGTACCCGAAGCAGTCATTACCGGGTTCTTCAACTGCAAATTACCTATGTTTACATTTAACTCAGCCATGTCAATTTCTCTATATTAAATACGGGACCTTCAGTACAAACACATACATGACCTTCTTTCGTA
This is a stretch of genomic DNA from Parabacteroides chongii. It encodes these proteins:
- a CDS encoding dihydroorotate dehydrogenase; translated protein: MAELNVNIGNLQLKNPVMTASGTFGYGVEYSDFMDISRLGGIFVKGTTIQPREGNLYPRMAETPSGMLNAVGLQNKGAQYFVDNIYPAIKDIDTNMIVNVSGSSVETYVECAEKIAELDKIPAIELNISCPNVKQGGMAFGVTTCGAAEVVKAVRKVYPKTLIVKLSPNVTDITEIAKAVEAEGADSVSLINTMLGMAIDAEKRKPILSTITGGLSGPCVKPVALRMVWQTYKAVKIPIIGLGGISNWKDAVEFMLAGATAIQIGTYNFIDPTVSVKVIDGMNEYLDRHGFKSAKELIGALEV